The following proteins come from a genomic window of Geomonas sp. RF6:
- a CDS encoding efflux transporter outer membrane subunit, with amino-acid sequence MTVTSTRHTGARVVAAFALAAICGCAVGPDFHRPAAPTVERYTATPLPAATAAAPVADGESQRFAAGGTIPAQWWTLFRSKKLEELVAQALKANPTLAAAEGALRQAAELRRAQFGAFFPALDGTFSAERSKISGATFGQPDAPSSLFTLYNASLNLSYNLDPFGGNRRRLEAAQSQVDYQEFLLEGARLTLAGNIVTTAVQEGSLRGRIRALSAIIASQEEQLKLVELRQQLGAAALSEVLAQQAVLADTRAALPPLEKALAQTRHLLAVLAGRLPQDAGTFPEFELEDFVLPQALPVSLPSEVVRQRPDVRASESLLHTASAEVGVARADRFPALTITGSLGSQSSSAGSIFSSGTMVWNLGAGLTQPLFRGGELKAREAAARAAYDEAEAQYRNTILSAFREVADVLRALEVDARALKAQAEAEGAAAGSLVVAQEEYRYGATSYPTLLNAIQQQKRAELTLIEARAARLADSAALLQALGGGWWNRERERRTE; translated from the coding sequence ATGACTGTTACTTCGACTCGTCACACGGGCGCGCGGGTCGTTGCGGCTTTCGCCCTTGCGGCGATTTGTGGCTGCGCGGTAGGACCCGATTTCCACAGACCCGCAGCACCGACAGTGGAGAGGTACACCGCGACGCCGCTTCCTGCCGCGACTGCCGCCGCCCCCGTTGCCGATGGGGAGTCGCAGCGTTTTGCGGCGGGCGGCACCATCCCGGCGCAGTGGTGGACGCTCTTTCGCAGCAAAAAGCTGGAGGAACTGGTAGCACAGGCGCTGAAGGCGAACCCGACGCTGGCCGCGGCCGAAGGCGCCCTTCGCCAGGCAGCCGAGCTTCGCCGCGCCCAGTTCGGCGCCTTCTTTCCCGCCCTCGACGGAACATTCTCCGCCGAGCGGAGCAAGATCAGCGGCGCCACCTTCGGCCAGCCCGATGCCCCCTCTTCCCTCTTCACCCTCTACAACGCGTCACTCAATCTCTCCTACAATCTCGACCCCTTCGGCGGAAATCGCAGGCGCCTGGAAGCCGCACAGTCCCAGGTCGATTACCAGGAGTTTCTGCTGGAGGGTGCGCGGCTGACACTCGCCGGCAACATCGTCACCACCGCGGTCCAGGAGGGGTCGCTGCGTGGGAGGATACGTGCGCTTTCCGCAATCATAGCCTCCCAGGAGGAACAGCTTAAGCTGGTAGAGCTGCGCCAGCAACTTGGAGCCGCGGCCCTTAGCGAAGTTTTGGCGCAGCAGGCGGTCCTTGCCGACACGCGGGCGGCTCTCCCGCCGCTGGAGAAGGCGCTGGCGCAGACGCGGCATCTGCTCGCCGTGCTGGCCGGCCGCCTCCCGCAAGATGCCGGTACCTTTCCAGAGTTCGAGCTGGAGGATTTCGTCCTGCCACAGGCGCTTCCGGTCAGCCTCCCCTCCGAGGTGGTGCGCCAGCGTCCCGACGTCCGCGCCTCGGAGTCGCTGCTGCACACCGCCTCCGCCGAAGTCGGGGTCGCCCGCGCCGACCGTTTCCCCGCCCTGACCATCACCGGCTCCCTCGGGTCGCAGAGCTCGAGCGCCGGCAGTATCTTTTCGTCCGGGACGATGGTGTGGAACCTGGGGGCGGGGCTCACGCAGCCTCTCTTTCGCGGAGGGGAGTTGAAGGCAAGAGAGGCGGCCGCGCGTGCCGCCTACGACGAGGCGGAGGCGCAGTACCGGAACACGATACTCTCCGCATTTCGCGAAGTAGCCGATGTCCTGCGGGCTCTGGAGGTCGACGCCCGGGCGCTGAAGGCGCAGGCGGAGGCGGAGGGCGCGGCCGCCGGCTCCCTTGTCGTGGCGCAGGAGGAGTACCGGTACGGCGCCACGAGCTATCCCACGCTGCTGAACGCCATCCAGCAGCAAAAGCGCGCCGAGCTCACCCTCATCGAAGCGAGAGCCGCCCGTCTCGCCGACAGCGCCGCCCTTCTGCAGGCGCTCGGAGGCGGCTGGTGGAACCGCGAGAGGGAACGCAGGACGGAGTAG
- a CDS encoding efflux RND transporter periplasmic adaptor subunit, translating into MKKKRILFTLLGLILVIAVLAGIKALQIGTMIDQGKKFVPPPETVTTAVVKGEEWESALTAVGSLTAVQGVTVAAEMAGKVVKIGFQPGQSIERGALLVSQDTSSEEAQLAAAVAQARLTRTTLERDNKMLAVKIISQADHDTAVAGHEQAVAQADNVRATINKKNIKAPFSGRLGIRQVNLGQMLREGDPVVTLQSLDPIFADFSLPQQQLAQLRTGQTVQVTCDAVPGAQLTGKITAINPLVDAESRNVKVQATVSNRGERLRPGMFVNVAVGLPVRQKVLVIPATAVLYAPYGDSVFLVVDDPKKRGGKVLRQQFVRLGEHRGDFVAVASGVKEGDTVVTTGVFKLNNGQSVLVDNRLAPPFSAKPKPENN; encoded by the coding sequence ATGAAAAAAAAGCGCATCCTCTTCACCCTCCTGGGGCTGATACTCGTGATCGCGGTCCTCGCCGGGATCAAGGCGCTCCAGATCGGGACGATGATCGATCAGGGGAAAAAATTCGTACCCCCTCCGGAGACTGTCACTACCGCCGTCGTCAAAGGTGAGGAGTGGGAGAGCGCGCTCACGGCGGTGGGATCCCTCACAGCCGTCCAGGGAGTCACAGTCGCGGCCGAGATGGCCGGCAAGGTGGTGAAGATCGGCTTCCAGCCGGGGCAGTCGATCGAGCGGGGCGCGCTCCTCGTCAGCCAGGACACCTCCTCGGAGGAGGCGCAGCTCGCGGCGGCAGTCGCCCAGGCGCGGCTGACCCGCACAACCCTGGAGCGCGACAACAAGATGCTCGCGGTAAAGATCATCTCCCAGGCGGATCACGATACCGCCGTCGCGGGTCACGAACAGGCGGTCGCTCAGGCGGACAACGTGCGGGCCACCATCAACAAGAAGAACATAAAGGCTCCCTTCAGCGGCCGCCTCGGCATCCGACAGGTAAACCTGGGGCAGATGCTGCGCGAGGGGGACCCGGTGGTGACGCTGCAGTCTCTCGACCCCATCTTTGCCGACTTCAGCCTCCCCCAGCAACAGCTCGCCCAGCTGCGCACGGGGCAGACGGTGCAGGTCACCTGCGACGCGGTCCCTGGGGCGCAACTCACCGGGAAGATCACCGCCATCAACCCTCTCGTCGACGCAGAATCGCGCAACGTGAAGGTGCAGGCGACCGTATCCAACCGCGGCGAGCGGCTGCGCCCCGGCATGTTCGTCAATGTGGCGGTCGGGCTCCCGGTGCGCCAGAAAGTCCTCGTCATCCCCGCCACCGCGGTCCTCTATGCACCATACGGCGACTCCGTCTTCCTCGTGGTCGACGATCCGAAGAAGCGCGGAGGCAAGGTGCTGCGTCAGCAGTTCGTGCGCCTCGGGGAGCACCGGGGGGACTTTGTGGCGGTAGCCAGCGGGGTGAAGGAAGGGGATACGGTCGTCACCACAGGGGTCTTCAAGCTCAACAACGGGCAGTCGGTGCTGGTGGACAACCGGCTCGCACCCCCCTTCAGCGCCAAGCCGAAACCGGAGAACAACTAA
- a CDS encoding efflux RND transporter permease subunit: MKLTDLFIHRPVLAVVVSLIIVIAGIQAIRTVKVRQYPHSENATITVTTVYVGASADLVRGFITAPLERAIAAADGIEYMESQSTLGLSTISIRLRINFDSTKALAEISSKVDQVRRDLPLEAEVPTINVESADSRFASAYLSFSSDILKQNEITDYLVRVVQPRLSAVPGVQRADILGARTFAMRIWLRPERLAALNVTPTQIREALRANNFLSALGSSKGSYIQVNLTADTNLSTVDDFKKLALRQSGGSIVRLGDVADIVLGAENYDTDVRFSGETAVFMGIWPLPNANSLDVIKLVRREMGDIERQLPTGLKARVAYDATSYISDAVHEVLHTLGDTLLIVVVVIFLFLGSFRSVLIPIVAIPVSLIGGVFLLQAFGFTINLLTLLAIVLSVGLVVDDAIVVVENVERHISEGLPPLEAALVGARELVGPIIAMTVTLAAVYLPIGLQGGLTGSLFREFAFTLAGAVTISGIVALTLSPVMSSRLLKPGMEEHGFAGKISRDFARFRRFYGRLLDFTLDARPAVYLVWGIVTILAFPMFTMSAKELAPSEDEGVIFGIVDGAANSTIDQNSHFARAINDVFFSIPETNFTFQVTNPNSGFSGMVTKPWEKRQRSVFEILPEVQQKLQALPGVRIFPVTPPALPGGGDFPVEFIIASTDDTPRILDFAKDLQAKATKSGMFAFPPVIDVKIDQPQSRFVIDKDKVASLGLNLAQIGGDLSSMVGGDYVNRFDIAGRSYKVIPQVERAGRLNPVQIQDVYVNGPGNGLIKLDTVATVQQSVVARSLNRFQQLNSVKISGVAVRPLDEALGFLEKEAAKILPKGYVMDYTGESRQLRTEGNKFLPAFMLAIILIFLVLAAQFNSFRDPFVILAGSVPLAMFGALIFTFLKMPDPNVPFWTRGWTTTMNIYSQVGLVTLVGLVSKNGILIVEFANKLQLAGHSKREAVHQAALTRLRPILMVAAATIAGHFPLTLVSGAGAAARNSIGLVLVGGMFIGTGFTLFVIPSIYMLIARDHTKDRAAAAVQ; the protein is encoded by the coding sequence ATGAAGCTCACCGACCTTTTCATCCACAGACCGGTACTTGCCGTGGTGGTGAGCCTGATCATCGTCATCGCCGGGATCCAGGCGATACGCACGGTGAAGGTGCGCCAGTATCCGCACAGCGAAAACGCCACCATCACCGTCACTACCGTCTATGTCGGCGCGAGCGCCGACCTCGTGCGCGGCTTCATCACCGCCCCGCTGGAGCGCGCCATCGCCGCGGCGGACGGGATCGAGTACATGGAGTCGCAGAGCACCCTCGGCCTCTCCACGATCAGCATCCGCCTGAGGATCAACTTCGACTCCACGAAGGCCCTTGCCGAGATCAGCTCCAAGGTCGACCAGGTACGCCGCGACCTGCCGCTGGAGGCCGAGGTCCCCACCATCAACGTGGAATCCGCCGACAGCCGCTTCGCCTCAGCCTACCTCTCCTTCAGTTCCGATATCCTGAAGCAGAACGAGATCACCGACTACCTCGTGCGGGTCGTGCAGCCGCGCCTCTCCGCAGTCCCGGGGGTCCAGCGCGCGGACATCCTCGGCGCCCGCACCTTCGCCATGCGGATCTGGCTGAGGCCGGAGCGCCTTGCCGCCCTGAACGTCACCCCTACCCAGATCCGCGAAGCGCTGCGCGCCAACAACTTCCTCTCCGCGCTCGGCAGCAGCAAGGGAAGCTACATCCAGGTGAACCTCACCGCCGACACCAACCTCAGCACGGTCGATGACTTCAAGAAGCTCGCGCTGCGCCAGAGCGGCGGGAGCATCGTGCGGCTCGGGGATGTGGCGGACATCGTGCTCGGCGCGGAAAACTACGACACCGACGTGCGCTTCTCCGGCGAGACCGCCGTCTTCATGGGGATATGGCCGCTGCCCAACGCCAACTCGCTCGACGTCATCAAGCTCGTGCGGCGCGAGATGGGGGACATCGAGCGCCAGCTTCCTACCGGGCTGAAGGCGCGCGTCGCCTACGACGCCACGAGCTACATCTCGGATGCGGTGCACGAGGTGCTGCACACCCTGGGGGACACCCTCCTCATCGTGGTGGTGGTGATATTCCTCTTCCTCGGCTCCTTCCGCTCCGTCCTCATCCCGATCGTCGCCATCCCGGTCTCCCTCATCGGCGGCGTCTTCCTCCTGCAGGCTTTCGGGTTCACCATCAACCTCCTGACCCTCCTCGCCATCGTCCTCTCGGTCGGGCTCGTGGTCGACGACGCCATCGTCGTCGTGGAGAACGTGGAGCGCCACATAAGCGAGGGGCTCCCCCCCCTTGAGGCGGCGCTGGTCGGGGCACGGGAGCTGGTGGGACCGATCATCGCCATGACGGTCACCCTTGCGGCGGTTTATCTCCCAATCGGGTTGCAGGGGGGGCTCACCGGATCCCTCTTCCGGGAATTCGCCTTCACCCTCGCAGGGGCGGTGACCATCTCCGGGATCGTGGCGCTCACCCTCTCCCCCGTCATGTCATCGCGCCTCCTGAAGCCCGGCATGGAGGAGCACGGCTTCGCCGGGAAGATCTCCCGGGACTTCGCCCGCTTCAGGAGGTTCTACGGACGGCTTTTGGACTTCACCCTCGACGCCCGTCCCGCGGTCTACCTCGTGTGGGGGATCGTCACCATCCTCGCTTTCCCCATGTTCACCATGAGCGCGAAGGAGCTGGCACCCTCCGAGGATGAGGGGGTCATCTTCGGCATCGTCGATGGCGCCGCCAATTCCACCATCGACCAAAACAGCCACTTTGCCAGGGCGATCAACGACGTCTTCTTCAGCATCCCCGAGACCAACTTCACCTTCCAGGTGACGAACCCCAACTCAGGGTTCAGCGGGATGGTGACAAAACCGTGGGAAAAGCGCCAGCGCTCGGTCTTCGAGATACTCCCGGAGGTGCAGCAGAAGCTGCAGGCCCTTCCCGGCGTGCGCATCTTTCCTGTCACTCCCCCGGCCCTCCCCGGAGGCGGGGACTTCCCGGTGGAATTCATCATCGCATCCACCGACGATACCCCCCGCATCCTCGACTTCGCGAAGGACCTGCAGGCGAAGGCGACGAAGAGCGGAATGTTCGCCTTCCCCCCAGTCATCGACGTGAAGATCGACCAGCCGCAGTCGCGTTTTGTGATCGACAAGGACAAGGTCGCCTCGCTGGGCTTGAACCTCGCCCAGATCGGCGGCGATTTGAGCAGCATGGTGGGGGGAGACTACGTGAACCGCTTCGACATCGCGGGGCGCTCCTACAAGGTGATACCGCAGGTCGAGCGGGCCGGCCGGCTGAACCCGGTGCAGATCCAGGACGTGTACGTGAACGGTCCGGGTAACGGGCTCATCAAGCTGGACACGGTGGCGACGGTCCAGCAGTCGGTGGTGGCCCGTTCGCTGAACCGCTTCCAGCAGCTCAATTCGGTGAAGATCAGCGGTGTCGCAGTGCGTCCGCTTGACGAGGCGCTCGGCTTTCTGGAAAAGGAGGCGGCAAAGATACTGCCGAAGGGGTATGTCATGGACTACACCGGCGAGTCGCGCCAGCTGCGCACGGAGGGGAACAAGTTCCTCCCCGCCTTCATGCTCGCCATCATCCTGATCTTTCTCGTCCTGGCTGCGCAGTTCAACAGCTTCCGCGACCCCTTCGTCATACTCGCCGGCTCAGTTCCGCTCGCCATGTTCGGAGCGCTCATCTTCACCTTCCTGAAGATGCCGGACCCCAATGTCCCCTTCTGGACGCGGGGCTGGACCACGACCATGAACATCTACTCGCAGGTCGGCCTGGTCACCCTGGTGGGGCTCGTCTCCAAAAACGGGATCCTGATCGTGGAGTTCGCCAACAAGCTCCAGCTGGCGGGGCACAGCAAACGGGAAGCAGTGCACCAGGCGGCGCTGACACGACTGAGGCCGATCCTCATGGTCGCCGCCGCCACCATCGCCGGACACTTCCCGCTGACCCTGGTTTCCGGCGCCGGCGCAGCCGCCCGAAAC